The window CGCCATTAACAGACCGATATAGGAGTATAAGATCCAAAAGTAATGATGTTCTATCCATCCTTCATAGTGTTCTCTACGAAGCGGGAAGTAAATGGCGAGCCCGAGGGTAACCGTGCTTACAATTGACATGATGTGAAAGGGGCCGAAGCCGCCAAACATCTCGTAGATGCCAAACGAGGTGAGAAGGAGCATAGTAAACGAGCCAATATAGATCCATCCGACGAGGCGGTGTTGTTGTGTTCCTTTCTGGCTAACTAAATTCCAGGCACCTGTGATGATAGCAATAACTCCACTGAGGGTGTGAATCGTAAGTATCATAATTTCAAGTTTTAGTTAGATTAATTGCCAAGATGGTATGATACGGCAAGAATGGCTTAAAGTTATGAATAAGCGGTATAACGACATTGCGCATAAGGGGCGTGCAAAATGACGTTGTATTTGTTTTAAAATGTACTACGGAAACTAATCAAATCGAAACCGGCAGCCAACGGCGAGGCACGTCCCACTTAATGCGCGGGTTAGCAGTATTTATTCTTTGCGTATTTTCTTTATAAATATTTTTGGTGACCAACCTTTTGATATTTTATCTATGATCAATTCATCAAAGGCTTGATAACTTAAACCTGTTATTATTGCAGTTTGCGGTTCAACGAAAGATAATCCAATTGTTAATGCAGAGTTAATTGCAAATCTCACTGGTTTACTAAATGGTGTTTCATATAATGGGTGGAAAACTTCCTTGGAATACTCTTTGATTACACCTATTTCATCTTCATTCTGGATGTTGAATAACCAATCTCTAAATTTTTCTGCTTCTTTGTTTTCTCGAATTTTGACTATTTCTTCAAACGAAATTTGTCCATCCAGTAATAATGCTTGAAGACTTGGCATATCTTCATATTCCAAGATCGTTTGAAAAGGTTTAGTAGTTAACTTGGAATAGTCAATTATTGAATCGAAATAAGTATTCAGATTATCAAGAAACCTATCTGCAGCAATTACAAGCTCACAATCTAATTGAGAAGAGAGACCGGCTAGATACATTGCGTTAGCAAAGTCCAGGTATTTTGACTCTGATTTATCATATGTTTCCAGTAATTGGTTTCCTTTGCGAGAAGCTTTTTTGCCAATTTCAAAACAATCGAGGTCTTTGTTATTGGCATCAACCAAAGTTGCTAATCGACCAATGTCGTAGTCGCTTAATTCTGTTTGCTCTTTTAAGATTGAATAAGTGCCATCATAAACTGATTCAAAGTGACTTCCAACTCCTTGGAAAGCCATAAATCCGGGATTGGCATTCAATAAGGCAGCCGTATCCTTATTGGCATATCCAACTGTTGTATTACTATGAAAAAAAGAGATACTTCCTTTATGAATTAGTTCTTCTAATAAATCTTGGCCTAACCAATTAAGTAAAACTACAAGGTTTAAATTAGGTCCAAAATTATTAACATAAATTTGGTCAGAAAGGAGCAGACTTTCCGCAAACGTAGATTTCAGAGCAATCTCTTCATTTTGGGATATTCGTTTCCCTCCGTCATGTCTTGGAATAGTAGCTTTAGAAATTTTGTCAAAAAGTACTTTTGCCATATCAATTTAATTAATACTGCTAACGCCTCCGCGCATAACCGGCGCAGAGTCTGTGGTTTCTTTAAAGGCTAGGAATTTGAACACTCACAAGCAACTGCTTTGACCGAAGCCGCGGCTGCGTCCGCCGTTGATGCGCTGGTTATGCGGCCGGATTAAGTTTTTGAGAGTTCTTTTTCATATTACGGTATAGTAATAATCCAATACTGAGAATTCCCGAAACAAGCAAGCCAGTATCTTCAACAATGCCTAGTTGAAAGGCTGCCGTAAATCCAATCACTGACCAAAGACCAGGTATAAGAAGAAACCACCAAGGGATTTGCTGGTTAGTCCATAAAAGTAACCCAAACGTAAAGATGGTAGCCGGACAGGGTGTAACACCAAACATTGGTGAAAATGGATAAGAATGACCTAAAAGGGAGCCAATGATAGGATAAATGACCATGGCATAAGCAATGAGTATGATTCCAGTGATACCAAAAGTATTAGCGTTAAAGTGATATTGGATTTTATCAGTAAACAGCCCAATTTCCAAGAATAATAAGCCCTGAATTATGAATAAGGTACCAAAACCAAAAGCGGCATTGTTGATTTCACTAAAAAATAGAATGTGATAGACAACACCGATCCAAAGCCAAAAAAACCCTAAAATAGAATTAATAATTTTATCAGAAGCTGGCGATTTCCAAAAGGAACAAATTACGGCAACAATCCCGAATAGGTAAGCGATCAACTGGGATGGCCAGATAGCATTGTTGTAAACTTGAAAAACATTAAGAAACTGTTCTGTAGTAAAAGGTAGTTCCATCATAATGAATTTTTTATCCTCTAGTAATAGATTAAAAAAGATGGAACAGAAAAGGAATAATAAAGTTATGAAAGTTGATTCTCCAAGAAAGAGGCCGGATAACGACCTTGCGCATAAGCTGCACGCGATGAAATGTTAAATTAGCAACTAACGAAAGACGAGACTTAAAACCAAGAGGGGCAAAGAATTGGCGAGGCGTGTCCGCTTAATGCGCGGGTTAGGCGTTTTGATAAACCTTGATTAAAAGATCCATCTTGTTCCATGCCTTTTAACATTTTGGATAGTATAAGGTGTACCAGTAGTTAAAAGGTGTTCATTTATTGCATCACCTTTATATTTAAAAATAAGCTTTTCTATAATTGCATTTTCTTTAAGATTAGGAATAATTGATGGTAGATCCTCGTGTAATTTAAAGACTATAAATAAAGGTGTTCTTAATCTTTGCTTAAACTCTTCTTCACCAGTATTAAAGAAATCCAGAAACTCTTCTGATTCTACAAAATCAGGTTTTAAATGGATTAATTCATTTCTAATGTCCTGTAGTTTATTTAGATCATTCCATAATCTTTGATCTGTTTCGTCTGGACTTTCACTTAATCTTGTTAAATCAAAAGTGTGATAGAGTATATTTAGCTTTTTAGTAAGTTTTTCATACCGAAATAATTCATTCCGTGAATCTTCAGAGTCATATTTACTTTTCAGATTAGAAAAGTTTTCAGCTAATTTATTCCTTAACTCTTGATCATTAATTTTTTGCAGTTTAATTCTGTCTTTAAAAATATCGGAGAGGCTATGATTAATATTAGCTTCTAGATATGAAATGCTAAAAATTACAGAGCCTGAGAATTGTATAAATTTTAGATTTGCTTTAACCGGTATTGGAATATCTTCTATACCATTTAGATTTTTATCTTTTTCCAATTCGACATCAATATCTAACAACGCTCTTGACATTTCTAAATACATTGATGAACCATTTAAAAACATATGACTGTGATTTTATATTGAAAACGCCTAACGACATTGCGCATAAGGTGCGTGGTTACGAATTAGAATCAAGTTAAAAACTACAGCCGAAAACACAAGCAAAAGGGAGCGATCCAAAAAGCAATGGCCGCGACCATTTTGAAGAAGCCAGCAAAAAAATTACGAAGAGAGACTGACCGTTGCTGCTAAACTTTTGAAAAGCAATTAACTAAAAAATTGGCAAAAAGAGCGACCAATTTTGGGAAAGCCCAGGCGAGCCACGTCCGTTTAATGCGCGGGTTAGGCATTTTCTTGTTCGTTAGTCTGAAAGAGGGAAATATTTTTGCCCAAAAATTCAATGAGCATTATACCACCAAATGCAAAAAAACTCATGATCAATATTTCCACGAAAAAGCTTGTCCAATAATTTTGGAATAGGTCAGAAAAATCAAATAACAATTGATAGATAATTATTCCAATGAAAGGTCCGAAACAATTTCTGACAAACTTCTTGTCCTTCATAGATGATTGCAAATTTTATATAAAAAAGTTCATTATTTACAAAAAAGCCTAACGACATTGCGCATAAGGTGCGCACGGAATACGTTGAGTTGATAAATAATGAACGGAGAGCTAAAAAGCCAAAAGTTGGCAAGACCAGGCGAGGTGCGTCCCCTTAATGCGCGGGTTATACAGCAACTTTACGGTGGTTTATTAGTGGATTTATTAGGAGCCTAGAAATTAAAATTCCAACCCATGCAGCAATTAAAACCCAACTTGACAACTCAAAGCCTCTTCTCCAAAATGGTCCTAAACTTCCTGTTGGCATTACTGTCGAAATAAAAACTGTGATGACCAATGGAAGAGATAAAACAAATGTTGAGATGGCGTTTTCTACTTTAGTCTTATCACTTAGCCAAAATTTGCCTTTAAATGTTAGATAAATGATAAAAATAAGCGAGTAAGGAATAGAGAACAGAAAAGCTATAAATCCACCAAAATATAAAGCACCAATAGCCGTGCTTTTACTGTGGTTTATTATTTCAGTGAGTGACTCTCCTAATGTTAATGGGTGAATGATGGTTAGGAGTAGGATCCAGCAAGCTGTTCCAATTACAGCAGCTAATACTGACCAAGCAATAGAAACTCCAACTGTGGATATTATTGATTTCATCATTTTGGGTGTTGCTGTATAACGACCTTGCGCATAACCTGCGCACGGACTGCTGTTTATTTTGTAACTAACGAAAGAAGAGCCTTAAAACCAAGAGGGGCAAAGAATTGGCGAGGTGCGTCCGCGTTAATGCGCGGGTTAGCTGGCCCTTATTATTTTAAGGTTTAAAAAAAGTAAAAGTATTTTCTTCTTGAGAATAATGAGTATAAAAATTTCTTACACGATATTGATTAACCACCTTTGTTCTTAACTGAAAATTTTCAAGCAATTCTCTTTGTATAGTTGGAATATTTGGTCCTTTCTTCAATGGAGCCTCGACATCTTTAATATATTTTCCCTGAATCAAATAAGTATCTTGGGAAGATAGAGGACTAAATTCTAATGGATGGAAAAAACGAAAGTGGCCTTCTAAAGTATCAAGTACCTCCAACTCTATGTCATAGGCATCTACTTCAGAATTATTAAGTACTTCGATTTCAAAGTTAATTTCATAATGATATCGATGGATTAAATCTTCTGCATTTGGAGTGTCATCACTATCAATTGGATAATTAACTTCTTCTTTTATTCTCTTTTTCCCAGTTAATTTTTTTACTTCAATATTGATTCTGGGACGCCTTAAAAATTTGTATTTAAAAAATCCTATTGCTGTACCTAAGAATAAAAGTACAGTTATTGTTAGTTCAATATTTCCAGTAATAGTATTTAGCATGTATTGGATTTTAATTTAGGCCAGCTAACGACCTTGCGCATAACCGGCAGGCGCCGGAATATTGATTTAATTGTAAAACGAAAGATTAACTAATAAATGAAAGGGAGGCAAGGAGATGGCGAGGCCTGTCCGAGTTAATGCGCGGGTTATACTTCAATTCTAATGTGCCATTGATTTAGGCAGTTCTTTTTCAAATTGTTTCAGTACATCTCTAAACAGTTTCGCTTCCTCTTGGTTGGCAATGGTTTGTAACTCGGTATCAAAGTGTTCATTGAATTTACCAAGAGAATAGGTGCCAATTATTTCAGCGCCCCAAAAAGGCATAAGATCTGATAGAATCGATAGATTTGTTGCACCACCGTTATCCCCGGGAGAGGCACTAAGTAACAGAACGGGACTATTCATAAAGATTTCTTGATCTATACGTGTTAACCAGTCAATGATATTTTTAAAGAATGCAGGCAAAAGGCCATTATGTTCTGGGGAAGCCACTATAAACCCTTCAGCTTTTGTCATTTTCTGGTATAAATGCTTAATGGGTGTTGGGATACCTTCTTGTTTTTCTATCTCCTTGCCATACATCGGAATATCCATCTTCTTGAGATCAATATATTCCACATTTTCATCAGTTAAATTGTTTATTGCTGCTTTTGTGAGTTCCTCATTAATTGATTGTGGACTATTGCTTCCTACAAATGCGATAATGTGATTTTTCATAGTGCTGTTGGGTTTGTTCTAATTTATTACAGCACTAACGTGTCAAGAAGTTGCAAGAAAAGACTTAAGGTATCTTAAGAAATCATGAATTTGTTATTTCATTGCGAATGGAACTGAGAAACTCTGGGGTTATTCCCAAGTATGATGCAACCATATACTGTGGCACCCGTTGCTCAATGTTGGGGTAAGACTCTCGGAAATCCAGATACCGCTGTTTGGCAGGCTTACTCATGCTATGAATTGTTCGATCCTGCAATGCGACATAGGCATGTTGAATCTTAATGCGAAAAAATCGTTCTAAGGAGGGAATCTGTTTGTAAATTTGCTCTAATGAATTTCGTTCAATTTGAAGTATGGAACTGTCTTCAATAGCTTGAATGAAGTATTTAGCTGGGGTTTGTGTTAGATAGCTATATAAATCATTAATCCACCACCCTTCAATGCCAAACTGCAATATTTGTTCATCACCATCCCCGTCAATATGGTAGCATTTCAAGCAGCCATCCGTTATAAACCGCATATGTCTTGAAACGTCGCCTTTAAATAAAAGGATTTCGTTCTTTTGTAGTTCTTTCACTTCAAAATGCTCCTGAATGACCGAACGGTCAGAATCCTCCAGTGGAACAATTTCCTCAATATGATTGAACAGTTGCTTGATAGCTCTAATATTTGAATTGAAGTATAACGACCTTGCGCATAACCGGCAGGCGCCGGAGCGTTGAATAAGTTTTAAAACGATAGATTAACCAATAACTGGAAGGGAGGCAAGGAGATGGCGAGGCCTGTCCGCGTTAATGCGCGGGTTAGGTGGCTTAATTTGAGATAGAAGCTATGAACTGTAGTATAAAACCAAGAATTAGTATTCCTAAACCAAATTGTTCATAACGTAGATTGCGAATTGGTTTGCTTAGCCCTTCATCCCAAGTTATACCTTTTTTTAGTACAGCTTTGTCACCTTCTTTTTTCCAAGAAAGATTTCCCCAAAAAAGTAAACTAGCTCCCAATATATCTAAAATTAATCCGAAGCTTGTCAAAGTTATATTGATTCCCAAAAAAGCCATAATAAAGAATTTTTGTTATTCAGGATAGAGTGGATAAACTTTGCCAATTTCAGGCTTTTTGGGTGCATCGGGATGTTTTTCTCTATAATCCTCCCAAGCCCAACCATCAGTTACGGTACTTCCATTACAACCTTCATAATGGCACATTTGAAACTCTTCTCCATCTTTTTCAACTACTCTATAGTCATCTTCTTCATAAGCGCGTTCACAATGTAAACACCATAAGAACCCGCTTTCAGTCTTTCCAAACGCTTCAGAACGATGATTTTTTGACATATATAATTGGTTAATTTTAATATTTCTAGTTTATCGTTTTACGAAGCCACCTAACGACCTTGCGCATAAGCTGCGTGCGCCAACGTGTTGAAATTGTTTACAGATGAAAGGGTAACTATAAAAAGAGAGGTTGGCAAAAATTGGCGAGGCACGTCCCCTTAATGCGCGGGTTAGGTAAACTTACCCAAGAAGCTTAAAATTTAGATTGACTAGTAATTCTGATAATTCAATTTCTTCTTTTTTACAGAATTCAAAAAGTTGGATTGGTATGTCCCAGTCATTAAAATCCTTTATTTCAACTTCTGGCTTTTCATCCATGTTCAAGTAATAATCTGTAGTCAAATCATATTTTTCTAAAATTCTTATATGTTTTTTTAATTTCTCCGCTCTTGTTTGTGTTACTTCCTCTAACTCTTCCGGATTTATAACATTATCGAAGAAATTTTTCTCGTGCCTTTCAATCATAATGGTATAAACTCTCCTTGAATTTTCAGGTACTTTACTTAAGACATCCAAATATTCTTGAATATCCTTTGCAGTTTCTTCAAGTTCATCTTCTTTTAGATTCCAACTGAGGCTTTTACTTATTTTTGAAAGTTTTGCAGGAGGGGCAACTTTAATCTCTTTTGTCTTATCTGTGATACTATTGAATATTTTATCAACTGCTGAAGTATATCTATCCTCATGCTGATATTTTATCATTTTAAGACGACCAACAGGAAATTTTTCTACATCGTTAGTTTTTGTGTGATGTATTTGACACAATAGCATCAGGTTATCAAAACTTCTTCTTTCTTCATTTGTTTGGTCAGGATTAAATCTTTCGCCACCAGGCATGGCAGCCTCAATATGACATACTTCTCCAACATAATCTCCATCTTCGTCCATGATTACATTTTGGCATTTCGGAAAGGCACATTGATTACCTGATTTAAGATATAATTCTCTCAGAGTGTCTTTTTCTGGGGTGAGCCTTTTTGGTTCTTCCAATCTGGAATGAAAATTTAGATTACAATTTAAGTTTACCTAACGACGGAGCGCATAAGCTGTAAAACAAACCGATAACATAAATAGATGAGGAAATATTATGAGTACAAGCAAAAGTGAGCGCGATGAACCGACTAAGGAAAATATGAGAGATCTAATTATTCAATTGTGCAAGGATTTAAACCAAGCGCATGATGAGATAATGGAATTACAAGATGCTGAACCGCAAAATTATGACTGGCCTACATGGACACCACAGGCAAATTCTTTGCGGTGGGCAGAACGTATGTTTGACATGCGGTTAACGAAGTTAAAACAAGCAAGTGAAAATCCAGAGCGCGAACAATATGCGGAAGGTTAAGGCGAGTTTTATCCGCTTAATGCGCATGGTTAGGTACACGACATTATGGAAACAGGCATAAAGCTTTGGTGGAATAACTTATGGAGATCCAGAAAATACACTCCTAAAAAATGCACTTGTGGTGAAAGGGAAACCTGTACGCAACAATTCTATTATACCAACAGGGGCGGAATGGGAATTGATGGGGGCATGGGGGAATGTGGCAAGATTAGGGATAAGATTAAGAAGGCAAATAACCTTAGAAACAAAGAGTGTACCTAACTGTAATTATACCAACTAAGGTATGTGTATAAATTTTTATATCAAGGCCTCTATTTTCCTGAAAAATAGGGTAAAGTCCAAAACCTATATTATTTCAGAATATTATGTCAAAGGGTATTGATATAACATTGTGATGTAATATTAATTTGTAAGGAGTGGCTGGTTTAGCGGTCTTACTAATAAAACGTTGGTACAAAGTGCTTCTTCATTATGTCTGATAAATCTTTATTGAGTCGGATGAGATCAGAAATTCGACGGAGAAATTATAGTTATCGAACGGAGCAGGCTTATACTACTTGGGTTGTCCGGTTTGTCAAGTTCCATGATTTATGTCATCCCAATGAAATGAACGAAAAGGAGGTGATTGAATATCTCAATTATTTGGCAGAAGAACGCAATGTTGCGGCTTCAACACAAAATCAGGCGTTATGTGCTATCCTTTTTCTTTATGAACATGTCCTTAAAGATCCTATAGAGGAAATGATGGATTTTAAACGGGCAGAAACACCTAAAAAGTTACCTGTCGTGTTAACATCTGATGAGGTAAAGCAAGTTTTAAATCTGTTGGATGGTACCCCAAAACTTGTCGCTGAATTACTTTATGGGGCGGGACTTCGCATATCGGAATGCCTTAGACTTAGGGTGTTGGATCTTGACTTTAGTTATAATCAGATTCAAGTAAGATCCGGAAAGGGGAAGAAAGACCGAATTACGATTATGCCACAGACAACCAAGAAGAAGCTGAAAGACCAGGTTCAGAAAGTTAAGATGATTCATAAAAAGGATACAGCTGCAGGTTATGAAGAAACCCTGCTGCCTAAAGCTTTATCGAAAAAATATCCCAACGCTTCTAAACAGTTGAAATGGCATTATCTTTTTCCCTCTCCAAAACGGGCAAAAGATCCGAGATCGGGATTAGTTCATCGCCATCATATCTCGGACTCGACTATCCAGAGAAAAGTGAAGCAGGCGGTGAAGAAGAGTGGAATCAAAAAACATGCAACCTGTCACACACTTCGCCATAGCTTTGCTACACATCTGTTGGAGGATGGATATGACATCCGAACAGTCCAGGAGCTACTGGGCCATAAAAATGTAAACACGACCATGATTTACACCCATGTCATTAAAAATAAAGGTAGTATTGTCAAAAGCCCCATCGACAGCTAAGCTGAACAATAAAACAACGAAAGCTGACAGCTGTATCCTTCTCATTTTGCCCTTTCTACTTTTATTATTCCGCTGCCTCCGCACTTTCAGGCACATGTTTTTCTTTTGCATCCTTAAAAGCTTCACGAGGTTCTAATCCAAGGATTTCGAACATGCGTTTATCCTCTTCCAGCTCATTGTTGTCAGTAGTTAATAGTTTTTCGCCGGTAAAAATAGAGTTTGCTCCAGCCATGAAACAGAGCGCCTGCTCTTCCATACTCATATCCACGCGTCCGGCAGAAAGACGCACCATAGAATCGGGCATAGTGATACGAGCGGTGGCAATCATCCGGGCCATATCGTACCAGGGTACTTTAGGTTGATCTTCGAGCGGGGTACCTTCGACGGCGATTAGGGCGTTAACGGGGACTGATTCGGGGTGCTCGGGCATGGTTGAAAGGTTATGGATAAGTTCAATTCGATCGTCATCCGTTTCACCCATCCCGATAATACCTCCACTGCAAACGCTGATATCATTTTTTCGA of the Fodinibius sp. Rm-B-1B1-1 genome contains:
- a CDS encoding DUF2306 domain-containing protein; translated protein: MILTIHTLSGVIAIITGAWNLVSQKGTQQHRLVGWIYIGSFTMLLLTSFGIYEMFGGFGPFHIMSIVSTVTLGLAIYFPLRREHYEGWIEHHYFWILYSYIGLLMATGSHLSRYGPSGWPFWARILLYWGVPLVIGSALIFRKKTQILERYQASQTSESAV
- a CDS encoding DUF6064 family protein translates to MMELPFTTEQFLNVFQVYNNAIWPSQLIAYLFGIVAVICSFWKSPASDKIINSILGFFWLWIGVVYHILFFSEINNAAFGFGTLFIIQGLLFLEIGLFTDKIQYHFNANTFGITGIILIAYAMVIYPIIGSLLGHSYPFSPMFGVTPCPATIFTFGLLLWTNQQIPWWFLLIPGLWSVIGFTAAFQLGIVEDTGLLVSGILSIGLLLYRNMKKNSQKLNPAA
- a CDS encoding NAD(P)H-dependent oxidoreductase, which translates into the protein MKNHIIAFVGSNSPQSINEELTKAAINNLTDENVEYIDLKKMDIPMYGKEIEKQEGIPTPIKHLYQKMTKAEGFIVASPEHNGLLPAFFKNIIDWLTRIDQEIFMNSPVLLLSASPGDNGGATNLSILSDLMPFWGAEIIGTYSLGKFNEHFDTELQTIANQEEAKLFRDVLKQFEKELPKSMAH
- a CDS encoding Crp/Fnr family transcriptional regulator → MKELQKNEILLFKGDVSRHMRFITDGCLKCYHIDGDGDEQILQFGIEGWWINDLYSYLTQTPAKYFIQAIEDSSILQIERNSLEQIYKQIPSLERFFRIKIQHAYVALQDRTIHSMSKPAKQRYLDFRESYPNIEQRVPQYMVASYLGITPEFLSSIRNEITNS
- a CDS encoding integron integrase → MSDKSLLSRMRSEIRRRNYSYRTEQAYTTWVVRFVKFHDLCHPNEMNEKEVIEYLNYLAEERNVAASTQNQALCAILFLYEHVLKDPIEEMMDFKRAETPKKLPVVLTSDEVKQVLNLLDGTPKLVAELLYGAGLRISECLRLRVLDLDFSYNQIQVRSGKGKKDRITIMPQTTKKKLKDQVQKVKMIHKKDTAAGYEETLLPKALSKKYPNASKQLKWHYLFPSPKRAKDPRSGLVHRHHISDSTIQRKVKQAVKKSGIKKHATCHTLRHSFATHLLEDGYDIRTVQELLGHKNVNTTMIYTHVIKNKGSIVKSPIDS